The genomic stretch CGACTTGATCTCCACCAGGTTGCTCTGCGGCGCGTCCGGCGCGGCTGCACCCCCGGAGGAGGCCGCCGGGGCCGCGGAGGGCGCGGGCGCGTGGGACTGCGTGGAGTACTCCGCGACCGCGTGGGCCGGGGCCGGGGCGGACGCCGCGGCGGCGACCGGCGCGGGCGGAGGCGTCTTCGCGATGCGGATCCGGGTCCCGCCGCGGGAGATCTCCAGGGAGTCGATCCCGCTCCCGTCCACCGCTTCGATGAGGCCCCGGAGGAAATCGAGTTCGATCATTTGTTGGCGCGCTCGATGTACTTGTCTTCACGGCGGTCGACCCGGATCAGGTCGCCCTCGTTGAGGAACAGCGGCACCTGCACCACGGCGCCCGTCTCCAGCTTGGCGGGCTTGGTCCCCCCCTGCGCGGTGTCGCCGCGGACGCCGGGGTCGGTCTCGGCGATGGCCAGCGTGACGAAGTAGGGGAGCTCCACGGAGATCACCTTCTCGCCGTGCACCAGCCCGTCGCACTCCATCCCCTCCTTGAGGTACTTCAGCTGCTCCTCGCCGATCACGTCGCCGGAGA from Longimicrobiaceae bacterium encodes the following:
- the accB gene encoding acetyl-CoA carboxylase biotin carboxyl carrier protein gives rise to the protein MIELDFLRGLIEAVDGSGIDSLEISRGGTRIRIAKTPPPAPVAAAASAPAPAHAVAEYSTQSHAPAPSAAPAASSGGAAAPDAPQSNLVEIKSPMVGTFYRAPAPEAPSYVEVGTRVGKGQTLCILEAMKLMNELESDYAGVIREICVENAEPVEYGQVLFRIEPDA
- the efp gene encoding elongation factor P, yielding MATTADFRNGMTINMDGTLWTILFFQHHKPGKGNTVVRTKLRNVLTGAVLEKTFRAGERIDEVRLEHRPMQYSYADGSLYYFMDQQTYDSIPLSGDVIGEEQLKYLKEGMECDGLVHGEKVISVELPYFVTLAIAETDPGVRGDTAQGGTKPAKLETGAVVQVPLFLNEGDLIRVDRREDKYIERANK